A stretch of the Zeugodacus cucurbitae isolate PBARC_wt_2022May chromosome 6, idZeuCucr1.2, whole genome shotgun sequence genome encodes the following:
- the LOC105217342 gene encoding uncharacterized protein LOC105217342, whose protein sequence is MRQLSLLLCSYLICYADAEATGLTHVVQTLNAKIKATTTIFYTTTHSSLDFQAVLQQQLPPKILASAKVATPLEDLYNSRVLTVIFLAPTFMEQLQQLRALLHTNRRFTHALVLFVAYGYEDQRWLFEWCWRQKFLHVLLATEQNATVFNTYTPFPRLRLLNTTLNAYFDEQYAPRNLRGYAIRYDGSFSPPRSLIIEDAQGNVVLHGFLPRLTELFARLHNATLQRNRQSKVYKTRECLQMIARKELDLCTDYYFLGDEVYLTKPLYLYDVYLMVPCAHQLPAFYYFAAPFALQMWLWIALTLILLTLILALMCWWRYSRWCVDQLFLDLTASLLYMPFRLRPFTGYTQRLLYLVLVISGYLLSTYYLALLSSFFSVHINEREIKDLSDLKPRNISIILRDIDLGLLRSYNASLELLERTQEMSSDEVSSKQLALDTRYAYLCAVDKCNLLLNQQKYLRNCRMRIIKPSIMTVWGGIVIGNDTFFENLLNAYLYRVYETGIHMHLQRQSHADAMRMNITKYFHTENVERVKPLKLEYFQIPGMVLTIGYALALMAFFSELVKYYYWK, encoded by the coding sequence ATGAGGCAGCTCTCATTACTACTTTGTAGCTATCTGATTTGCTATGCGGATGCAGAAGCCACAGGGTTGACGCATGTTGTACAAACACTGAATGCCAAAATTAAAGCAACCACTACTATATTCTACACAACTACTCATTCCAGCTTAGATTTTCAAGCGGTCTTACAGCAACAACTGCCGCCAAAGATTCTCGCCTCAGCAAAAGTTGCAACTCCATTAGAGGACTTGTACAATTCGCGTGTACTCACCGTGATCTTTTTAGCGCCAACATTTATGGAGCAGCTACAGCAGTTACGCGCTTTGTTGCATACCAACAGGCGCTTCACCCATGCGCTCGTGTTGTTTGTAGCTTACGGGTACGAAGATCAGCGCTGGCTCTTCGAGTGGTGTTGGCGACAGAAGTTCTTGCATGTATTGCTCGCAACCGAGCAAAACGCTACTGTATTCAACACTTACACACCTTTTCCGCGCTTGCGGCTACTCAATACAACACTGAACGCTTACTTCGATGAACAGTATGCACCAAGGAATCTCAGAGGCTACGCCATACGCTATGATGGTAGCTTTAGTCCACCGCGTTCGCTGATAATCGAAGACGCGCAGGGAAACGTGGTGCTTCATGGCTTTTTACCACGTTTAACAGAACTGTTTGCGCGTCTACACAATGCAACCCTGCAAAGAAATCGACAGTCTAAGGTGTACAAAACTCGTGAATGCCTGCAGATGATCGCGCGGAAGGAACTTGATTTATGCACCGATTATTATTTCTTAGGCGATGAGGTCTACCTGACTAAACCACTGTATCTGTATGATGTTTACCTAATGGTGCCTTGTGCACACCAGCTACCGGCGTTCTATTATTTCGCCGCGCCATTTGCACTGCAAATGTGGCTGTGGATCGCGCTCACGCTCATTTTGCTCACGTTGATCTTGGCGTTGATGTGCTGGTGGCGCTACTCTCGCTGGTGCGTTGATCAATTGTTTCTCGACTTGACAGCTTCTCTACTCTATATGCCGTTTCGTTTGCGTCCATTTACCGGTTATACTCAGCGTTTACTCTACTTGGTACTCGTGATAAGCGGTTATTTACTGTCCACATATTATTTGGCGCTTCTCTCGAGCTTCTTTAGTGTGCATATTAATGAGAGAGAAATCAAAGATCTTTCGGACTTGAAGCCAcgtaatatttcaattatactCCGCGATATCGATCTTGGCTTGCTGCGCAGCTACAATGCATCGCTAGAATTGCTTGAACGCACTCAAGAGATGTCCTCGGATGAGGTCTCGAGTAAACAGTTAGCATTGGATACACGCTATGCCTACTTGTGTGCGGTCGATAAATGTAATTTACTGCTTAATCAACAAAAATACTTGCGAAACTGCAGAATGCGTATAATAAAACCGTCTATTATGACCGTGTGGGGTGGCATTGTCATCGGGAATGatacatttttcgaaaatctaCTAAATGCCTATTTATATCGCGTCTACGAAACTGGCATTCATATGCATCTACAGCGACAAAGCCATGCAGATGCAATGCGTATgaatatcacaaaatattttcacacgGAGAATGTGGAGAGGGTGAAACCGCTAAAACTGGAATATTTTCAAATCCCCGGTATGGTTTTAACTATAGGATATGCACTGGCTTTAATGGCTTTCTTTAGTGAACtagtgaaatattattattggaaaTAA